A window of the Hordeum vulgare subsp. vulgare chromosome 5H, MorexV3_pseudomolecules_assembly, whole genome shotgun sequence genome harbors these coding sequences:
- the LOC123453027 gene encoding protein MODIFIER OF SNC1 1 isoform X3 encodes MTVLGKIPKPINLPSQRLENQGLDPNVEIVPKGTLTWGSKPGPTTPNAWNSSSLLSPKKDGNSGAPSQFNGRPSSGGGSRPSTAGSESLDSPNAWGPNSRPSSASGTLPSQNVPVVTNRPRSAETRPGSSQLSRFADNPSDNMNVSIRTVDRSGSSHGHVFTLSTGDFPTLGSEKSSESNSQRAQPFILGHSSKGRPTSSSGKDGAQNDTGKSLPAGSGEVVRPPNTQPADIMKADQPAHDGSAPFPATGPPNEAQQPQPYPPNYCMPPPQFDSWRAPPGHPPEGMWHRGPGGPYRPVGPSSNFPVEPFPYYGQLPPNSEAAARQGSGHGGYHSKNAYAYHSVPPNSYVVNQPVIPVRPVYQGPIPYDGYYAPQRPNFNNANVRDSPFIGGPHQPGILNQFPNQNENFQPGYSQSRPVKHEASPKELSESDKVHLICRGQTRILHDNPDRLVGPGEAERKSQPAPPLLPHPDGNRNDVNTRADIRNTPSERNMVLMKSLHDNRGPDRISHSSVLENEHSHPRETDDGAVLKSLKEDNLPLDQQPIIKKNAALIEKIGSLNNKARNVDARNVAEAFSNKEVKEKQLKNADSKADRVIKDVPSTPAITAIASASVQAACVSRSPVVQKLQKEPNDGGVVGPLHSHFAEASMAGKLGVSTHDRTHRRVDSSRNSHHGPAKDMPPNNSTGHGRGENYATESLSVVQVRNSQHDQPPEHVSQLPPDDDMAASPDYESQRVKMRELAVHRAKQLQAEEEERTKRQKAKALAKLEELNKRSSVHQMNSSGPPPENDDVRNKQKAGLDGTTEPASSTAESHDVTALDNVSILQPPNEPKDTAVPAQLTSTLLHAAGTGKDPSGHNTSASGMNTQSNMMEHIAHKSVSQSHDASVRKPRQGYKKRHTVSEDKIPGEKSSVAANTENVKKAVQVSSDTSSAVVTSHDDPPAHNKKSARNSRNKKKIDDAPATSKYPPMVLSQQNTPSISSEPKIKTAGVIISSSILPAENTVLTVGSITVGGISFGSFNQERLKLPEEAQSTANSRPKPQQAKGSRKIQHATRPVEKPHGNESVVWAPVKPSGWNEPSEEADAAVAARPKPIGKCTTDGENVTRTKRAEMERYVPKPLSKELQQQNLEQNLPVEKSSVENKSNDNEKLTAAKEPKKWEDKKTNRGHGKSHPSWRRRNTDDSASVVPIPSERADSYQESHEVQRPSDKHQHLEPDKQADYAVGNSLAPAEAAELPASATKEHAATNRQRRQHVKGPKNEASNYPNENRDDRKDVNHMSTRGMDANTSEHRKMSKPEVKNSAAGTHSRSHWKPKSSHSQNNSQGNNTMEGLVDSAALQDSSNRNSNQGKGDMTHVEENQKSESHENAEQQQLNHATRRQGQHNGRYHRGSGTHRGRGYDAGQPSHGANAERRRGSTHLEYQPVGSNKPSDFQQNPSADEQSAGPPAPGPVYRERGHRPPGGHFVKRNPAPAPAPAPNSYREE; translated from the exons ATGACTGTTCTTGGAAAAATCCCAAAGCCCATTAATTTGCCAAGTCAGAG GTTGGAAAATCAGGGTCTTGAccccaatgtggaaattgttccaAA GGGCACCCTCACATGGGGCAGCAAACCAGGACCTACAACACCAAATGCATGGAATTCCTCATCACTTCTATCTCCCAAGAAGGATGGGAATTCTGGTGCACCAAGCCAATTCAATGGCCGCCCCTCTTCTGGTGGCGGTTCAAGGCCCTCAACAGCTGGAAGTGAATCTCTTGACTCTCCTAATGCTTGGGGTCCAAATTCTCGACCGTCCTCAGCATCTGGAACATTACCATCACAAAATGTGCCAGTGGTCACAAATCGTCCTCGAAGTGCGGAGACAAGACCAGGAAGCTCACAGCTTTCTCGGTTTGCAGATAACCCCTCAGATAATATGAATGTGTCGATAAGGACTGTTGACAGATCG GGATCTTCACATGGGCATGTGTTTACTCTAAGCACCGGTGATTTCCCAACACTTGGTTCTGAGAAAAGCTCTGAATCAAACAGTCAACGAG CTCAGCCTTTTATTCTAGGTCATAGTTCAAAAGGGCGCCCAACTTCTAGTTCTGGTAAAGATGGAGCCCAAAATGATACGGGGAAGAGCTTACCTGCTG GATCTGGCGAAGTAGTTCGACCACCTAATACTCAACCAGCAGATATCATGAAGGCAGATCAGCCGGCACATGATGGAAGTGCTCCCTTTCCTGCCACAGGTCCTCCAAATGAAGCTCAGCAGCCACAGCCATACCCTCCTAACTATTGTATGCCCCCTCCACAGTTTGATTCATGGCGTGCACCTCCTGGTCACCCCCCTGAGGGAATGTGGCATAGAGGACCAGGTGGCCCATACAGACCAGTTGGTCCCTCTAGCAATTTCCCTGTCGAACCATTCCCTTATTATGGTCAGCTCCCACCCAACTCAGAAGCAGCAGCAAGGCAGGGCTCAGGGCATGGTGGATATCACTCTAAAAATGcttatgcatatcattctgtccCTCCCAATTCATATGTTGTGAATCAACCTGTTATTCCAGTTAGACCAGTTTACCAGGGCCCAATCCCTTATGATGGATATTATGCTCCTCAACGGCCAAATTTCAATAATGCCAATGTAAGAGATTCACCATTCATTGGAGGCCCTCATCAACCAGGAATATTGAATCAATTTCCCAACCAGAATGAGAACTTCCAGCCTGGATATTCTCAGAGCAGACCAGTCAAACACGAAGCAAGTCCTAAGGAGCTCTCAGAATCTGATAAAGTACATTTGATTTGTAGAGGACAGACTAGGATTTTGCATGATAACCCTGATCGTTTAGTAGGTCCTGGTGAAGCTGAAAGGAAGAGTCAGCCTGCACCACCACTTCTTCCACATCCAGATGGAAATCGAAACGATGTGAACACAAGGGCAGAtataaggaatacccctagtgaaaGGAACATGGTGCTTATGAAGTCTCTGCATGACAACAGAGGTCCTGATCGTATAAGCCATTCGTCTGTTTTGGAAAATGAACATTCCCATCCCAGGGAAACTGATGATGGCGCCGTCCTGAAAAGCTTGAAGGAGGATAATCTTCCGCTTGATCAGCAACCCATCATTAAGAAGAATGCAGCTTTGATAGAGAAAATAGGGAGTTTGAACAAcaaagctagaaatgttgatgcaCGTAATGTTGCAGAAGCATTTTCAAACAAGGAAGTCAAAGAGAAGCAGCTAAAAAATGCTGATTCAAAAGCAGATCGGGTGATAAAAGATGTTCCATCTACTCCTGCCATCACTGCTATTGCTTCTGCTTCTGTCCAGGCAGCATGTGTTTCTCGTTCTCCTGTGGTACAAAAACTGCAGAAGGAACCTAATGATGGTGGGGTTGTTGGACCGCTACACTCACATTTTGCTGAAGCCAGCATGGCTGGAAAGCTGGGTGTATCAACTCATGATCGCACACATAGGCGGGTTGATTCTTCAAGAAATAGCCACCATGGTCCTGCTAAAGACATGCCACCCAACAATTCTACAGGACATGGGCGGGGAGAAAATTATGCAACTGAATCTTTGTCAGTGGTTCAAGTGAGGAATAGTCAGCATGACCAGCCTCCAGAACACGTTTCACAGCTGCCACCTGATGATGATATGGCAGCTTCACCCGATTATGAATCTCAG CGTGTAAAAATGAGGGAGTTGGCTGTACATCGTGCCAAACAattgcaagctgaggaagaagaaCGGACAAAGCGACAAAAGGCAAAagctcttgcaaaattggaggagCTGAACAAGCGTTCATCAGTACATCAGATGAACTCCAGTGGTCCACCACCAGAAAATGACGACGTGCGTAATAAGCAGAAGGCCGGACTTGATGGGACTACTGAACCTGCGTCTTCAACTGCTGAATCACATGATGTTACTGCATTGGATAATGTTAGTATTCTTCAGCCACCAAATGAACCCAAGGATACTGCCGTTCCTGCACAGCTCACGTCTACTCTACTACATGCTGCGGGTACAGGTAAAGATCCTTCTGGTCATAACACTTCAGCCTCAGGCATGAACACACAGAGCAACATGATGGAGCATATAGCCCATAAAAGTGTATCACAGTCACATGATGCCAGTGTTCGAAAGCCTAGGCAAGGCTACAAAAAAAGGCATACTGTTTCAGAGGATAAAATTCCTGGTGAGAAGTCAAGTGTGGCAGCTAACACAGAAAATGTGAAGAAAGCTGTTCAGGTTTCTTCAGACACATCATCTGCTGTTGTTACATCACATGATGATCCCCCAGCCCACAACAAGAAGAGTGCCAGGAACTcgagaaataagaaaaaaattgATGATGCTCCAGCTACTTCTAAATATCCACCCATGGTTCTTAGTCAGCAGAATACACCAAGCATCTCCAGTGAGCCAAAAATAAAAACCGCTGGTGTTATCATTAGTAGTTCTATACTTCCTGCTGAAAATACCGTGCTTACTGTTGGAAGTATAACCGTGGGTGGTATTTCATTTGGATCTTTCAACCAGGAGCGCCTGAAATTACCAGAGGAAGCTCAGAGCACTGCAAATAGCCGGCCAAAACCTCAGCAAGCAAAAGGATCGAGAAAGATTCAACATGCTACCCGACCTGTCGAGAAGCCACATGGGAATGAGAGTGTTGTCTGGGCACCGGTTAAGCCATCAGGGTGGAATGAACCATCTGAGGAAGCTGATGCAGCAGTAGCAGCCAGGCCTAAACCAATTGGAAAGTGCACCACCGATGGGGAGAATGTCACACGAACTAAGAGAGCTGAAATGGAAAGATATGTGCCTAAGCCACTGTCCAAAGAGCTTCAACAGCAGAATTTAGAACAAAATTTACCTGTAGAAAAATCCTCTGTGGAGAACAAGAGTAATGATAATGAGAAGTTAACCGCTGCTAAAGAGCCCAAGAAATGGGAGGACAAAAAAACTAATAGAGGGCATGGGAAGTCTCATCCTTCTTGGCGCAGAAGGAATACAGATGACTCAGCTTCGGTGGTACCAATACCTTCTGAGCGAGCAGACAGCTATCAAGAATCACATGAAGTTCAGAGGCCTTCTGACAAGCATCAGCACCTTGAACCTGACAAGCAAGCAGATTATGCTGTCGGGAATAGTTTGGCTCCAGCTGAAGCTGCTGAGTTACCTGCCAGTGCCACAAAAGAACATGCTGCAACTAACAGGCAAAGGAGGCAGCATGTTAAGGGCCCAAAAAATGAGGCAAGTAACTACCCAAATGAGAACAGAGATGACAGGAAAGATGTGAATCACATGTCAACACGTGGAATGGATGCAAACACTTCTGAACATAGAAAGATGTCAAAACCTGAGGTGAAGAACAGCGCAGCTGGTACACACTCTAGATCACACTGGAAACCAAAATCTTCACATTCCCAGAATAACTCACAGGGCAATAATACCATGGAAGGTCTGGTGGACAGCGCTGCTCTGCAAGACAGCAGCAATCGTAATAGTAATCAAGGTAAAGGTGACATGACACATGTGGAAGAGAACCAGAAGAGCGAGAGTCATGAAAATGCAGAACAGCAGCAGCTTAATCATGCAACCCGTCGCCAGGGACAGCACAACGGGAGGTATCACAGGGGAAGCGGCACACACAGGGGAAGGGGTTATGATGCTGGGCAGCCAAGCCATGGCGCAAATGCAGAAAGGCGGAGGGGTAGCACTCATCTTGAATACCAGCCAGTTGGCTCCAACAAACCCTCAGACTTCCAGCAGAACCCAAGTGCCGATGAACAAAGTGCAGGGCCTCCAGCTCCAGGACCAGTGTACAGGGAGCGcggccaccgcccccctggtggtcACTTTGTCAAGCGGAATCCTGCCCCAGCCCCAGCTCCAGCTCCTAATTCTTACCGAGAAGAATGA
- the LOC123453027 gene encoding protein MODIFIER OF SNC1 1 isoform X2, producing the protein MASSLLTTDKRWAAPTRKSGMTVLGKIPKPINLPSQRLENQGLDPNVEIVPKGTLTWGSKPGPTTPNAWNSSSLLSPKKDGNSGAPSQFNGRPSSGGGSRPSTAGSESLDSPNAWGPNSRPSSASGTLPSQNVPVVTNRPRSAETRPGSSQLSRFADNPSDNMNVSIRTVDRSGSSHGHVFTLSTGDFPTLGSEKSSESNSQRGHSSKGRPTSSSGKDGAQNDTGKSLPAGSGEVVRPPNTQPADIMKADQPAHDGSAPFPATGPPNEAQQPQPYPPNYCMPPPQFDSWRAPPGHPPEGMWHRGPGGPYRPVGPSSNFPVEPFPYYGQLPPNSEAAARQGSGHGGYHSKNAYAYHSVPPNSYVVNQPVIPVRPVYQGPIPYDGYYAPQRPNFNNANVRDSPFIGGPHQPGILNQFPNQNENFQPGYSQSRPVKHEASPKELSESDKVHLICRGQTRILHDNPDRLVGPGEAERKSQPAPPLLPHPDGNRNDVNTRADIRNTPSERNMVLMKSLHDNRGPDRISHSSVLENEHSHPRETDDGAVLKSLKEDNLPLDQQPIIKKNAALIEKIGSLNNKARNVDARNVAEAFSNKEVKEKQLKNADSKADRVIKDVPSTPAITAIASASVQAACVSRSPVVQKLQKEPNDGGVVGPLHSHFAEASMAGKLGVSTHDRTHRRVDSSRNSHHGPAKDMPPNNSTGHGRGENYATESLSVVQVRNSQHDQPPEHVSQLPPDDDMAASPDYESQRVKMRELAVHRAKQLQAEEEERTKRQKAKALAKLEELNKRSSVHQMNSSGPPPENDDVRNKQKAGLDGTTEPASSTAESHDVTALDNVSILQPPNEPKDTAVPAQLTSTLLHAAGTGKDPSGHNTSASGMNTQSNMMEHIAHKSVSQSHDASVRKPRQGYKKRHTVSEDKIPGEKSSVAANTENVKKAVQVSSDTSSAVVTSHDDPPAHNKKSARNSRNKKKIDDAPATSKYPPMVLSQQNTPSISSEPKIKTAGVIISSSILPAENTVLTVGSITVGGISFGSFNQERLKLPEEAQSTANSRPKPQQAKGSRKIQHATRPVEKPHGNESVVWAPVKPSGWNEPSEEADAAVAARPKPIGKCTTDGENVTRTKRAEMERYVPKPLSKELQQQNLEQNLPVEKSSVENKSNDNEKLTAAKEPKKWEDKKTNRGHGKSHPSWRRRNTDDSASVVPIPSERADSYQESHEVQRPSDKHQHLEPDKQADYAVGNSLAPAEAAELPASATKEHAATNRQRRQHVKGPKNEASNYPNENRDDRKDVNHMSTRGMDANTSEHRKMSKPEVKNSAAGTHSRSHWKPKSSHSQNNSQGNNTMEGLVDSAALQDSSNRNSNQGKGDMTHVEENQKSESHENAEQQQLNHATRRQGQHNGRYHRGSGTHRGRGYDAGQPSHGANAERRRGSTHLEYQPVGSNKPSDFQQNPSADEQSAGPPAPGPVYRERGHRPPGGHFVKRNPAPAPAPAPNSYREE; encoded by the exons ATGGCCTCGAGCCTGCTCACCACAGACAAGAG ATGGGCTGCTCCTACAAGGAAATCTGGCATGACTGTTCTTGGAAAAATCCCAAAGCCCATTAATTTGCCAAGTCAGAG GTTGGAAAATCAGGGTCTTGAccccaatgtggaaattgttccaAA GGGCACCCTCACATGGGGCAGCAAACCAGGACCTACAACACCAAATGCATGGAATTCCTCATCACTTCTATCTCCCAAGAAGGATGGGAATTCTGGTGCACCAAGCCAATTCAATGGCCGCCCCTCTTCTGGTGGCGGTTCAAGGCCCTCAACAGCTGGAAGTGAATCTCTTGACTCTCCTAATGCTTGGGGTCCAAATTCTCGACCGTCCTCAGCATCTGGAACATTACCATCACAAAATGTGCCAGTGGTCACAAATCGTCCTCGAAGTGCGGAGACAAGACCAGGAAGCTCACAGCTTTCTCGGTTTGCAGATAACCCCTCAGATAATATGAATGTGTCGATAAGGACTGTTGACAGATCG GGATCTTCACATGGGCATGTGTTTACTCTAAGCACCGGTGATTTCCCAACACTTGGTTCTGAGAAAAGCTCTGAATCAAACAGTCAACGAG GTCATAGTTCAAAAGGGCGCCCAACTTCTAGTTCTGGTAAAGATGGAGCCCAAAATGATACGGGGAAGAGCTTACCTGCTG GATCTGGCGAAGTAGTTCGACCACCTAATACTCAACCAGCAGATATCATGAAGGCAGATCAGCCGGCACATGATGGAAGTGCTCCCTTTCCTGCCACAGGTCCTCCAAATGAAGCTCAGCAGCCACAGCCATACCCTCCTAACTATTGTATGCCCCCTCCACAGTTTGATTCATGGCGTGCACCTCCTGGTCACCCCCCTGAGGGAATGTGGCATAGAGGACCAGGTGGCCCATACAGACCAGTTGGTCCCTCTAGCAATTTCCCTGTCGAACCATTCCCTTATTATGGTCAGCTCCCACCCAACTCAGAAGCAGCAGCAAGGCAGGGCTCAGGGCATGGTGGATATCACTCTAAAAATGcttatgcatatcattctgtccCTCCCAATTCATATGTTGTGAATCAACCTGTTATTCCAGTTAGACCAGTTTACCAGGGCCCAATCCCTTATGATGGATATTATGCTCCTCAACGGCCAAATTTCAATAATGCCAATGTAAGAGATTCACCATTCATTGGAGGCCCTCATCAACCAGGAATATTGAATCAATTTCCCAACCAGAATGAGAACTTCCAGCCTGGATATTCTCAGAGCAGACCAGTCAAACACGAAGCAAGTCCTAAGGAGCTCTCAGAATCTGATAAAGTACATTTGATTTGTAGAGGACAGACTAGGATTTTGCATGATAACCCTGATCGTTTAGTAGGTCCTGGTGAAGCTGAAAGGAAGAGTCAGCCTGCACCACCACTTCTTCCACATCCAGATGGAAATCGAAACGATGTGAACACAAGGGCAGAtataaggaatacccctagtgaaaGGAACATGGTGCTTATGAAGTCTCTGCATGACAACAGAGGTCCTGATCGTATAAGCCATTCGTCTGTTTTGGAAAATGAACATTCCCATCCCAGGGAAACTGATGATGGCGCCGTCCTGAAAAGCTTGAAGGAGGATAATCTTCCGCTTGATCAGCAACCCATCATTAAGAAGAATGCAGCTTTGATAGAGAAAATAGGGAGTTTGAACAAcaaagctagaaatgttgatgcaCGTAATGTTGCAGAAGCATTTTCAAACAAGGAAGTCAAAGAGAAGCAGCTAAAAAATGCTGATTCAAAAGCAGATCGGGTGATAAAAGATGTTCCATCTACTCCTGCCATCACTGCTATTGCTTCTGCTTCTGTCCAGGCAGCATGTGTTTCTCGTTCTCCTGTGGTACAAAAACTGCAGAAGGAACCTAATGATGGTGGGGTTGTTGGACCGCTACACTCACATTTTGCTGAAGCCAGCATGGCTGGAAAGCTGGGTGTATCAACTCATGATCGCACACATAGGCGGGTTGATTCTTCAAGAAATAGCCACCATGGTCCTGCTAAAGACATGCCACCCAACAATTCTACAGGACATGGGCGGGGAGAAAATTATGCAACTGAATCTTTGTCAGTGGTTCAAGTGAGGAATAGTCAGCATGACCAGCCTCCAGAACACGTTTCACAGCTGCCACCTGATGATGATATGGCAGCTTCACCCGATTATGAATCTCAG CGTGTAAAAATGAGGGAGTTGGCTGTACATCGTGCCAAACAattgcaagctgaggaagaagaaCGGACAAAGCGACAAAAGGCAAAagctcttgcaaaattggaggagCTGAACAAGCGTTCATCAGTACATCAGATGAACTCCAGTGGTCCACCACCAGAAAATGACGACGTGCGTAATAAGCAGAAGGCCGGACTTGATGGGACTACTGAACCTGCGTCTTCAACTGCTGAATCACATGATGTTACTGCATTGGATAATGTTAGTATTCTTCAGCCACCAAATGAACCCAAGGATACTGCCGTTCCTGCACAGCTCACGTCTACTCTACTACATGCTGCGGGTACAGGTAAAGATCCTTCTGGTCATAACACTTCAGCCTCAGGCATGAACACACAGAGCAACATGATGGAGCATATAGCCCATAAAAGTGTATCACAGTCACATGATGCCAGTGTTCGAAAGCCTAGGCAAGGCTACAAAAAAAGGCATACTGTTTCAGAGGATAAAATTCCTGGTGAGAAGTCAAGTGTGGCAGCTAACACAGAAAATGTGAAGAAAGCTGTTCAGGTTTCTTCAGACACATCATCTGCTGTTGTTACATCACATGATGATCCCCCAGCCCACAACAAGAAGAGTGCCAGGAACTcgagaaataagaaaaaaattgATGATGCTCCAGCTACTTCTAAATATCCACCCATGGTTCTTAGTCAGCAGAATACACCAAGCATCTCCAGTGAGCCAAAAATAAAAACCGCTGGTGTTATCATTAGTAGTTCTATACTTCCTGCTGAAAATACCGTGCTTACTGTTGGAAGTATAACCGTGGGTGGTATTTCATTTGGATCTTTCAACCAGGAGCGCCTGAAATTACCAGAGGAAGCTCAGAGCACTGCAAATAGCCGGCCAAAACCTCAGCAAGCAAAAGGATCGAGAAAGATTCAACATGCTACCCGACCTGTCGAGAAGCCACATGGGAATGAGAGTGTTGTCTGGGCACCGGTTAAGCCATCAGGGTGGAATGAACCATCTGAGGAAGCTGATGCAGCAGTAGCAGCCAGGCCTAAACCAATTGGAAAGTGCACCACCGATGGGGAGAATGTCACACGAACTAAGAGAGCTGAAATGGAAAGATATGTGCCTAAGCCACTGTCCAAAGAGCTTCAACAGCAGAATTTAGAACAAAATTTACCTGTAGAAAAATCCTCTGTGGAGAACAAGAGTAATGATAATGAGAAGTTAACCGCTGCTAAAGAGCCCAAGAAATGGGAGGACAAAAAAACTAATAGAGGGCATGGGAAGTCTCATCCTTCTTGGCGCAGAAGGAATACAGATGACTCAGCTTCGGTGGTACCAATACCTTCTGAGCGAGCAGACAGCTATCAAGAATCACATGAAGTTCAGAGGCCTTCTGACAAGCATCAGCACCTTGAACCTGACAAGCAAGCAGATTATGCTGTCGGGAATAGTTTGGCTCCAGCTGAAGCTGCTGAGTTACCTGCCAGTGCCACAAAAGAACATGCTGCAACTAACAGGCAAAGGAGGCAGCATGTTAAGGGCCCAAAAAATGAGGCAAGTAACTACCCAAATGAGAACAGAGATGACAGGAAAGATGTGAATCACATGTCAACACGTGGAATGGATGCAAACACTTCTGAACATAGAAAGATGTCAAAACCTGAGGTGAAGAACAGCGCAGCTGGTACACACTCTAGATCACACTGGAAACCAAAATCTTCACATTCCCAGAATAACTCACAGGGCAATAATACCATGGAAGGTCTGGTGGACAGCGCTGCTCTGCAAGACAGCAGCAATCGTAATAGTAATCAAGGTAAAGGTGACATGACACATGTGGAAGAGAACCAGAAGAGCGAGAGTCATGAAAATGCAGAACAGCAGCAGCTTAATCATGCAACCCGTCGCCAGGGACAGCACAACGGGAGGTATCACAGGGGAAGCGGCACACACAGGGGAAGGGGTTATGATGCTGGGCAGCCAAGCCATGGCGCAAATGCAGAAAGGCGGAGGGGTAGCACTCATCTTGAATACCAGCCAGTTGGCTCCAACAAACCCTCAGACTTCCAGCAGAACCCAAGTGCCGATGAACAAAGTGCAGGGCCTCCAGCTCCAGGACCAGTGTACAGGGAGCGcggccaccgcccccctggtggtcACTTTGTCAAGCGGAATCCTGCCCCAGCCCCAGCTCCAGCTCCTAATTCTTACCGAGAAGAATGA